The following coding sequences lie in one Silvanigrella aquatica genomic window:
- a CDS encoding HAMP domain-containing methyl-accepting chemotaxis protein: protein MGNKSLSFKIITSISILGFLILFSCVYCITMINKAQFYANDVGTSWMPSIEAIARINVLAGNMSRRSILVMANAAIKDTEGREQNFADIEKFSTNLDKEIKDYITLGLLGPGEQPFYDVTLATYKTYMEDMNKELNLVKEGKAAEAINHYNTTGKKNLFKFLEAVDKEADFNAKGGENATKQGNYLTSLTNWTMSIVITLSLIIMTAIVLIILKLTNTIKLGIIELKRQGENTMKISHTLKNSSETLSASVTEQAASVHETTAAINEITSMVNKTAENAQESNNVAKSASSKAESSQETMKKLVNSMETIQESNSQLQNIAEIINQIHTKTSVINDIVSKTELLSLNASIESARAGEYGKGFAVVAEEVGNLAKISGKSAQEIQELITKSQEEVNKILNITKDRVAEGKSVTSEAQESFMHISEDIVNMVSVIDQISAATKEQDIGVRQITTAMSEIDRATQKNQIAVNETAQSSNELVDQGQKLKQTTHTIELLILGSDKTA, encoded by the coding sequence ATGGGCAATAAAAGTCTGTCATTTAAAATTATCACTTCCATTTCTATACTTGGCTTTTTAATTCTTTTCTCATGCGTTTATTGTATTACAATGATTAACAAAGCCCAATTTTACGCCAACGATGTGGGCACGAGCTGGATGCCCAGTATTGAGGCCATTGCACGCATTAACGTGCTCGCAGGAAATATGTCACGGCGCAGCATATTGGTTATGGCCAATGCCGCCATAAAAGATACCGAAGGACGCGAACAAAATTTTGCTGACATTGAAAAATTCAGTACCAACCTGGATAAAGAAATTAAAGACTATATTACATTAGGTTTACTTGGCCCTGGGGAACAACCGTTTTACGATGTTACTTTAGCAACATACAAAACCTATATGGAAGACATGAATAAAGAGCTCAATTTAGTGAAAGAAGGCAAAGCAGCTGAAGCTATTAATCATTATAATACAACAGGCAAAAAAAACTTATTTAAATTTCTAGAAGCAGTGGATAAAGAAGCCGATTTCAATGCCAAAGGCGGCGAGAATGCAACAAAGCAAGGAAATTATTTAACATCTCTCACTAACTGGACAATGTCCATTGTAATAACATTATCCTTAATTATTATGACTGCTATTGTTTTAATTATTCTTAAATTAACAAACACTATTAAACTAGGAATTATAGAGCTCAAAAGACAAGGCGAAAATACCATGAAAATTTCGCACACTTTAAAAAATAGCTCTGAAACTCTATCTGCCTCCGTAACGGAACAAGCAGCATCGGTACACGAAACTACGGCGGCCATTAACGAAATTACCAGCATGGTCAATAAAACCGCTGAAAATGCGCAGGAATCGAATAATGTGGCCAAGAGCGCTTCGAGTAAAGCGGAGAGCAGCCAAGAAACCATGAAAAAGCTGGTTAACAGCATGGAAACCATTCAAGAATCCAACAGTCAATTGCAAAACATTGCCGAAATTATCAATCAAATTCACACAAAAACTTCGGTTATTAATGACATTGTTTCTAAAACCGAATTGTTGTCCTTAAATGCCTCCATTGAATCGGCTCGTGCCGGGGAATATGGTAAAGGCTTCGCTGTGGTTGCCGAAGAAGTGGGTAATTTAGCAAAAATAAGCGGTAAATCGGCGCAAGAAATTCAAGAACTCATTACAAAAAGCCAAGAAGAAGTCAATAAAATTTTAAATATAACCAAAGACCGCGTTGCTGAAGGAAAGTCCGTGACATCGGAAGCACAAGAATCTTTTATGCATATTTCAGAAGACATTGTGAATATGGTTTCGGTTATTGACCAAATTTCTGCGGCCACAAAAGAACAAGACATTGGCGTCAGACAAATTACCACAGCTATGTCTGAAATTGACCGCGCTACACAAAAAAACCAAATCGCCGTTAACGAAACAGCTCAATCCTCAAATGAACTCGTAGATCAGGGGCAAAAATTAAAACAGACAACTCATACTATAGAATTGTTAATTTTGGGTAGTGACAAAACGGCTTAG
- a CDS encoding HAMP domain-containing methyl-accepting chemotaxis protein: MNSKSLNFKIMSSIFLLGILILFTSIYCIFMINKTQLYANELAINWLPSIDAFADITTQVGNVSRRHVTILSEYGYNNLKDIDKLKEGLETFKAKLDKNLKEYDTSGLLSVDLGEKPYYDEVMKYYNLFIQSINYEQDLLKQGKKQEAMQDFRENGNVNLFKLLEAESKETQFNKDGAETSSKKGSYLTALTNWTMSIVIISSIVIILVITGIILKLTQKIKTAIEELKQQGDSTMKISQTLKHSSQSLSASVTAQAASVHETTAAINEITSMVNKTSENAEVSAKVAKEASNEADASQETMKKLVSSMETIQESNSQLQNIAQIITQIHTKTSVINDIVSKTELLSLNASIESARAGEYGKGFAVVAEEVGNLAKVSGKSAQEIQELIVKSQEEVNKILNVTKDRVAEGKAVTNEAQKSFLHISEDIINMVSVIEQISAATKEQDVGVRQITLAMSEIDRGTQKNQLAVNETAHSSNELVEQGEKLIKTTSEIELLIMGSTKRAS, encoded by the coding sequence ATGAATAGCAAAAGTCTCAATTTTAAAATTATGAGTTCCATTTTTTTACTTGGCATTCTCATACTTTTCACAAGCATATATTGTATTTTTATGATCAATAAAACCCAACTATATGCTAATGAACTTGCTATAAATTGGCTCCCCAGCATTGATGCCTTTGCCGATATAACTACGCAAGTTGGAAATGTTTCAAGACGTCATGTGACTATTTTAAGTGAGTATGGTTACAATAATTTAAAAGATATAGATAAGTTAAAAGAAGGTTTAGAGACATTTAAAGCAAAACTAGATAAAAATTTAAAAGAGTATGATACAAGTGGTTTATTATCTGTCGATCTTGGAGAAAAACCATATTACGATGAAGTCATGAAATATTATAATCTTTTTATACAATCAATAAATTATGAACAAGATCTTTTAAAACAAGGAAAAAAGCAAGAGGCCATGCAAGATTTTAGAGAAAATGGGAACGTCAACTTATTTAAATTACTTGAAGCCGAAAGCAAAGAAACACAATTTAACAAAGACGGAGCTGAAACGTCCTCCAAAAAAGGCAGTTATTTAACGGCTCTGACAAATTGGACTATGTCCATTGTGATTATCTCTTCCATAGTCATTATTTTAGTTATTACTGGTATTATTCTTAAATTAACTCAAAAAATTAAAACTGCAATTGAAGAATTAAAACAACAAGGTGACAGCACCATGAAAATTTCACAAACATTAAAACACAGTTCGCAATCGCTTTCAGCATCTGTCACAGCACAGGCAGCTTCGGTGCATGAAACCACGGCCGCTATTAATGAAATTACGAGTATGGTCAATAAAACTTCTGAAAATGCGGAAGTATCTGCTAAAGTAGCCAAGGAAGCTTCCAATGAAGCTGACGCCAGCCAAGAGACAATGAAAAAATTAGTCTCTAGTATGGAAACCATTCAAGAATCCAACAGTCAACTACAAAATATCGCTCAAATTATCACTCAAATTCATACAAAAACTTCGGTCATTAATGACATTGTCTCAAAAACAGAGCTGTTGTCTTTAAATGCCTCCATAGAATCGGCGCGTGCCGGTGAGTACGGCAAAGGCTTTGCCGTGGTTGCCGAAGAGGTCGGAAATTTGGCTAAAGTCAGCGGAAAATCGGCACAAGAAATTCAAGAGCTCATTGTCAAAAGCCAGGAAGAAGTGAATAAAATACTTAATGTAACTAAAGATCGGGTTGCTGAAGGAAAAGCGGTCACAAATGAGGCTCAAAAATCTTTTTTACATATTTCAGAAGACATTATAAATATGGTTTCTGTTATCGAACAAATTTCTGCGGCCACTAAAGAACAAGACGTTGGTGTAAGACAAATTACATTAGCTATGTCTGAAATTGATCGTGGGACACAAAAAAATCAACTTGCGGTTAACGAAACAGCGCATTCCTCCAATGAACTTGTTGAGCAAGGTGAAAAACTTATTAAAACCACAAGTGAAATTGAACTCTTGATAATGGGTTCAACGAAACGCGCTTCCTAA
- a CDS encoding transporter substrate-binding domain-containing protein, whose translation MINFNYFIVKFIILFNAAYLFFFYNNLAYSDAITEIKNKNEIVFGVKDNLVPFGYIKKIDQKTRILEGYDIDFANEIANRLKVKAVFKTVNSSTRIPLLLKKEVDVLICTMTMTKERKEQIDFSYQYFVSKQKFLVRKGTVAELKDLDGKIIITSKGSTAESNTKKYLPKATILGLEDYSQAAHALYLEKIFAITTDESVLVGILANIKSKPDFEITHFDISSEPYGIGVRKNSDDLLKLINDILEDMETSGRAKEIFNKWFGSDSLFPLTRDFKIEHANTHSDTKNSK comes from the coding sequence ATGATTAATTTTAATTATTTTATTGTAAAATTTATTATATTATTTAATGCCGCATATCTATTTTTCTTCTATAATAATTTAGCATACTCAGATGCTATTACAGAAATTAAGAATAAAAATGAGATTGTTTTTGGCGTAAAAGATAATTTAGTTCCATTTGGTTATATTAAGAAAATTGATCAAAAAACAAGAATATTAGAAGGATATGACATAGATTTTGCAAATGAAATTGCAAATAGACTGAAGGTCAAAGCTGTTTTTAAAACAGTGAATTCATCCACAAGAATCCCCTTGTTACTAAAAAAGGAAGTAGATGTTTTAATATGTACAATGACAATGACTAAAGAAAGAAAAGAACAAATTGACTTTAGCTATCAATATTTTGTTTCAAAACAAAAATTTTTAGTTCGCAAGGGTACCGTCGCCGAATTAAAAGATTTAGATGGAAAAATAATTATTACTTCAAAAGGCTCTACAGCGGAATCAAATACGAAAAAATATCTTCCTAAAGCAACAATTCTAGGATTAGAAGATTATTCCCAAGCAGCACATGCTCTTTACCTTGAGAAAATCTTTGCAATCACAACAGATGAATCAGTTTTAGTTGGCATTCTTGCAAATATAAAAAGTAAGCCTGATTTTGAAATAACCCATTTTGATATTTCTTCCGAGCCCTATGGAATTGGCGTCAGAAAAAATTCCGATGATTTATTAAAATTAATTAATGATATTTTAGAAGATATGGAAACATCAGGAAGAGCAAAAGAAATTTTTAATAAGTGGTTTGGTTCTGATTCACTTTTTCCTCTAACAAGGGATTTTAAAATTGAACATGCTAATACTCATTCTGATACAAAAAATTCAAAATAA
- a CDS encoding HAMP domain-containing methyl-accepting chemotaxis protein — protein sequence MKKKSLPFKLYTSIFILLSLIFMTSIYTISMIITTNKFADETGLSWLPSVDTAQRIVAQIVLLKSLQFELLTISDKDNYHDQLMVINDTIKSVNALIAIYETEITGPEERAELQKFLPMWDEIRSLVNEIFKNSGKNDEKGALLLIKTKAIPLMKNAESSFFEIADINYKGALNSTRKGAYFTKVTIIGMIIIFSLSLIISIIIFRIVNISTRSIINGIENLKKQSISTNDIAMLLKKDSNSLSKTVIEQGDAVLKTGAAVNQITSMVNKTSENSIESRKIAESATSKANEGQTIMKKLVFAMHNIQESNNKLQEISAIISQINSKTTVINDIVAKTELLSLNASIESARAGEHGKGFAVVAEEVGVLAKISGKSASEIQELITKSQEQVNKILGVTKVKIDEGKLVTTEAQTAFQKIADDISTMTNTISQISEATQEQEIGIRQIATSMGDIDKSTQYCKETAETNSNSAIKLVEESTKLDSTAKEIEILIKGDL from the coding sequence ATGAAAAAGAAAAGCTTACCATTTAAACTTTACACTTCAATATTTATCTTACTTAGTCTCATATTTATGACTTCAATTTATACAATTTCAATGATTATAACAACAAATAAATTTGCTGATGAAACGGGTCTAAGCTGGTTGCCAAGTGTGGATACCGCTCAGCGAATTGTCGCTCAAATTGTATTATTAAAATCGCTTCAATTTGAGCTTTTAACCATATCAGATAAAGACAACTATCATGATCAATTAATGGTAATAAATGATACAATAAAATCAGTAAATGCTTTAATTGCTATATATGAAACAGAAATAACGGGACCGGAAGAGCGCGCTGAATTGCAAAAATTTTTACCAATGTGGGACGAGATTCGATCTTTGGTAAATGAAATTTTTAAAAATTCAGGGAAAAATGATGAAAAAGGAGCTCTTCTTTTAATTAAGACAAAAGCAATACCTCTAATGAAAAATGCTGAGTCTAGTTTTTTTGAAATAGCTGATATCAATTATAAAGGAGCACTTAATTCTACTAGAAAAGGAGCTTATTTTACTAAAGTAACTATTATTGGTATGATTATTATATTTTCATTAAGTTTAATTATTTCAATTATAATTTTTAGAATTGTAAATATTTCAACAAGATCTATTATTAATGGAATCGAAAATTTAAAGAAACAAAGTATTTCAACAAATGATATTGCCATGCTCTTGAAAAAAGATTCAAATTCATTGTCTAAAACAGTTATTGAACAAGGAGATGCTGTTTTAAAAACAGGAGCTGCTGTCAATCAAATTACAAGCATGGTGAATAAAACATCTGAAAACTCTATTGAATCTAGAAAAATTGCAGAAAGTGCCACCTCAAAAGCAAATGAGGGACAGACAATAATGAAAAAACTTGTTTTTGCGATGCATAATATTCAAGAATCAAATAATAAATTACAGGAAATTTCTGCCATTATTTCACAAATAAATTCTAAAACAACTGTAATTAACGATATTGTTGCTAAAACTGAATTACTATCTCTAAACGCTTCAATTGAATCAGCAAGGGCTGGAGAACATGGTAAAGGATTTGCTGTAGTAGCAGAAGAAGTTGGCGTATTGGCAAAAATTAGCGGTAAATCAGCAAGTGAAATTCAAGAATTAATTACAAAAAGTCAAGAACAAGTAAATAAGATTCTAGGAGTGACAAAAGTAAAAATTGATGAAGGAAAATTAGTAACGACAGAAGCACAAACTGCTTTTCAAAAAATTGCCGATGATATTTCAACAATGACAAACACTATTTCGCAAATATCAGAAGCCACACAAGAACAAGAGATTGGTATAAGACAAATTGCTACATCAATGGGAGATATTGATAAATCGACTCAATACTGTAAGGAAACAGCTGAAACCAACTCAAACTCTGCAATTAAATTAGTTGAGGAAAGCACTAAATTAGACTCAACTGCAAAAGAAATTGAAATATTAATTAAAGGTGATTTATGA
- a CDS encoding efflux RND transporter permease subunit, which yields MLISKISIKRPYFTVMINFLIIIFGLMSFTKLGIQDNPNVDMPFISVNIKYKGVNPKTAEEILLKPMEEQFKGLSNLKNMHGYAFQDGADVFLEFNLNVNIDRALSDVRDKLSYIDFPKESETPKIQRINSNDKSILSLNVSSSSISFQDLSYFVRDTLKPQLQNIEGVGAIQITGDETREIQILLNSSMINAMKISPNQIENKIKDQIVNKPSGNLRGESKFKSISTYNIPDSIDKIAKMPIIMNDKSLIRIEDIATIKDTHAEISNYSELNGNKTITLSIIKDHQGNIVNIAKEIKQKVAKIKFENNNKINIVITQDNSEYIVESYHSSIFELLTGSFFAVLIVFIFLHDWRNTLICAVAIPTSLIGTLAIAHALNFTINSITLMALTLSVGILIDDAIVVIENIHRHKKFGKSSFQAADEGTDEIGLAAIAVTLAIVAVFVPVAFMDGLLGKYFFEFGITVATAVLISLFVAFTIVPMMSSRILKDSKNEEDGKNKYAALFDKKFEKIQLFYQNSLRKFLNYKKTTIFSAVIIFIISIVLLKFVPIAFSPEEDNSMVNFKLDLQHGTPLNISIERGKELEEYIRSYPGVENVVMNIAAGEGTTSNNILYNIMLVKTDKRNFTKNEFSEHLTKDAQKFIRSPFEKLGFGDSGYEPIRVNLMSSNSELMNEYSKDIIKFMSEIPNVTQINSSAKDPIYELRIIPNNLKAADLEVNINDMANTLKLLYGGVRVGDFYANGRYFDIKMLLPMENNQTIADITSVHIPSANNSSVLLSSVASFENVKIEPSISHLNGNTKMTISAQYSGKDLNGVTQKIQEFVNKTKPLGVTNSFSGEAEDVQKMVKTISTTLLLATLFIFMVLCSQFENVIAPFAIMLSVPLAFSGSFIALLITQYPLSIYGMIGIIMLMGLVTKNAILLIEFAQQKLREDYNVDDALLEAAFIRFRPILMTTLTMIAGMLPLLFHSGPGSSGANAMGVTVIGGLISSTLLTLFIVPCAYSMLIRSTNKKWRITFSKDKK from the coding sequence ATGTTAATTTCTAAAATTTCTATAAAAAGACCTTATTTTACAGTAATGATCAATTTTTTAATTATCATTTTTGGATTGATGTCATTTACTAAACTTGGAATTCAGGACAATCCCAATGTCGACATGCCCTTTATAAGTGTGAATATAAAATATAAAGGCGTGAATCCTAAAACAGCCGAAGAAATATTATTAAAACCCATGGAAGAGCAATTTAAAGGTCTTTCTAATTTAAAAAATATGCATGGCTATGCCTTCCAAGATGGAGCCGACGTTTTTTTGGAATTTAATTTAAATGTAAATATTGATAGAGCTCTTTCTGATGTTCGTGATAAACTTAGTTATATTGATTTCCCTAAAGAATCGGAAACTCCAAAAATTCAAAGAATAAATAGCAATGATAAGAGCATTCTTTCTCTTAATGTTTCTTCTTCCTCTATTTCATTTCAAGATTTATCTTATTTCGTTAGAGATACTCTCAAACCTCAATTGCAAAATATTGAGGGAGTGGGAGCCATTCAAATAACAGGAGATGAAACAAGAGAAATTCAAATTCTTTTAAATTCCTCAATGATAAACGCCATGAAAATTTCTCCAAATCAGATTGAAAATAAAATAAAAGATCAGATTGTAAATAAACCCTCTGGTAATCTGCGTGGAGAAAGTAAATTCAAGAGCATTTCAACTTATAATATTCCCGATAGCATAGACAAAATTGCAAAAATGCCGATTATTATGAATGATAAATCTCTTATCCGTATTGAGGACATAGCTACTATTAAAGATACTCATGCCGAAATATCAAATTATAGCGAACTCAATGGAAATAAAACAATCACTCTTTCTATTATTAAAGACCACCAAGGAAATATTGTTAATATTGCAAAAGAGATTAAACAAAAAGTTGCAAAAATTAAATTTGAGAATAATAATAAAATAAATATTGTTATTACTCAGGATAATTCTGAATATATTGTTGAATCTTATCATTCAAGTATTTTTGAATTATTAACGGGATCTTTCTTTGCTGTTTTAATTGTCTTTATCTTTCTTCATGATTGGAGAAATACATTAATTTGTGCCGTTGCCATTCCCACATCCTTAATTGGTACTTTAGCTATTGCACATGCTCTTAATTTTACCATAAATAGTATTACATTAATGGCGCTGACTTTGTCAGTTGGTATTTTAATTGATGATGCTATTGTTGTCATTGAAAATATTCATCGACATAAAAAATTCGGAAAAAGCTCTTTTCAAGCAGCCGATGAAGGTACCGACGAAATTGGCTTAGCTGCCATTGCCGTTACTCTTGCTATTGTTGCTGTTTTTGTTCCCGTGGCTTTTATGGACGGACTTCTTGGAAAATATTTTTTTGAATTTGGCATTACTGTTGCCACAGCCGTTCTAATTTCACTTTTTGTAGCCTTCACTATTGTTCCTATGATGAGTAGCAGAATATTAAAGGATTCTAAAAATGAAGAAGACGGAAAAAATAAGTATGCCGCTTTATTTGATAAAAAATTTGAAAAAATTCAATTATTTTATCAAAATTCTTTAAGGAAATTTTTAAATTATAAAAAAACAACAATTTTTAGTGCGGTTATTATATTCATAATAAGTATTGTCTTACTTAAATTTGTACCCATTGCTTTTTCACCAGAAGAAGATAATAGTATGGTCAATTTCAAGTTAGATTTACAACATGGAACTCCCTTAAATATTTCAATAGAGCGCGGTAAAGAATTAGAAGAATATATTCGCAGTTATCCTGGAGTTGAAAATGTCGTTATGAATATTGCAGCAGGTGAAGGAACCACTTCAAATAATATTCTTTATAATATTATGCTTGTAAAAACCGATAAAAGAAATTTTACAAAAAATGAATTTTCAGAACACCTAACAAAGGATGCCCAAAAATTTATTCGTTCTCCCTTTGAAAAATTAGGATTTGGTGATAGCGGGTATGAACCCATTCGAGTTAATTTGATGTCAAGTAATTCTGAATTAATGAATGAATATTCTAAAGATATTATTAAATTTATGAGTGAAATTCCTAATGTCACCCAGATAAATAGTTCGGCAAAAGATCCTATTTATGAATTACGCATTATTCCTAATAATTTAAAAGCAGCCGATTTAGAAGTAAATATAAATGATATGGCAAACACTTTAAAATTATTATACGGCGGCGTTCGTGTTGGTGATTTTTATGCAAATGGTCGATATTTTGATATAAAAATGCTGTTACCTATGGAAAATAATCAGACAATAGCCGATATCACGAGTGTTCATATTCCTTCTGCAAATAATTCCTCCGTTTTGTTATCAAGTGTGGCATCGTTTGAAAATGTCAAAATTGAACCCTCTATTTCACACCTTAATGGCAATACAAAAATGACCATTTCAGCGCAATATTCTGGAAAAGATTTAAATGGAGTGACCCAAAAAATCCAAGAATTTGTAAATAAAACAAAACCATTGGGAGTCACAAATAGTTTCAGCGGGGAAGCAGAAGATGTTCAAAAAATGGTGAAAACAATTTCGACCACACTTCTTTTAGCAACCTTATTTATATTCATGGTTTTGTGCTCACAATTTGAGAATGTCATTGCACCTTTTGCTATTATGTTGAGTGTTCCCTTAGCATTTTCCGGATCTTTTATAGCACTTTTAATAACTCAATATCCACTTTCTATTTACGGCATGATAGGCATAATTATGTTAATGGGACTCGTTACGAAAAATGCCATTTTGCTTATTGAATTTGCACAGCAAAAATTACGAGAAGATTACAATGTTGATGACGCACTATTAGAGGCAGCTTTTATCCGCTTCAGACCTATTCTTATGACAACCTTAACAATGATTGCTGGAATGTTACCTCTTCTTTTTCATTCAGGTCCCGGTAGCAGCGGTGCTAATGCCATGGGAGTGACTGTCATTGGTGGATTAATCTCTTCCACTTTGCTCACTCTTTTTATAGTTCCTTGTGCTTATAGCATGCTAATAAGATCGACAAATAAAAAATGGCGTATTACGTTTTCAAAAGACAAAAAATAA
- a CDS encoding efflux RND transporter periplasmic adaptor subunit, translating to MKKIKVFNLFTIYFLILISFMSCSKNNTNKATLPVIETNKKEESIALAENTNKNQDSSKKITPKENKIIDTNLQSENTPRISATIKAENQSKIGFLTSGSITKLYVHPGDEVKQGQILASLEDNQAKIDVKMAKIEVEKKNLDVIQQEKNVQRIEQQYKNGIVNLSTLEKEKNLLQLNKLELNAAQVQLEGKEYTLKSTQLTAPYAGIITQSLQFVGDYVSTGSAIFQISQMNNFKLYSQIPITYFNQLKVGMKLEVKNPITGNKGEATINRVVQVIDPITRTFDIYADVTSFSDKLAPGVFLEILLKSI from the coding sequence ATGAAAAAAATAAAAGTGTTCAATTTATTTACTATCTATTTTTTAATTTTAATATCTTTTATGAGTTGCTCAAAAAACAACACAAATAAAGCAACACTGCCAGTTATCGAAACAAATAAAAAAGAAGAGAGCATTGCCCTTGCAGAAAATACAAATAAAAATCAAGATTCTTCTAAAAAGATAACACCAAAAGAAAATAAAATTATTGATACCAATTTACAATCCGAAAATACCCCCAGAATTTCTGCTACAATTAAAGCGGAAAATCAAAGTAAAATAGGATTTTTAACATCAGGATCAATTACAAAATTATACGTTCATCCAGGTGATGAAGTAAAACAAGGACAAATTTTAGCATCATTAGAAGATAATCAGGCAAAAATTGATGTCAAAATGGCAAAAATTGAAGTAGAAAAAAAGAACTTAGATGTTATACAGCAAGAAAAAAATGTCCAAAGAATAGAACAACAATACAAAAATGGAATTGTAAATTTATCTACATTAGAAAAAGAAAAAAATTTATTGCAATTAAATAAACTTGAATTGAATGCTGCTCAGGTTCAACTTGAAGGAAAAGAATATACTTTAAAATCAACTCAATTGACCGCTCCTTATGCAGGTATTATTACTCAGTCCTTACAATTTGTAGGTGACTACGTATCAACAGGAAGTGCTATATTCCAAATTTCTCAAATGAATAATTTTAAATTGTATTCCCAAATTCCAATTACCTATTTTAATCAATTAAAAGTAGGAATGAAATTAGAAGTAAAAAATCCTATTACGGGAAATAAAGGTGAGGCAACAATTAATCGCGTTGTTCAAGTAATCGATCCAATAACAAGAACGTTTGATATTTATGCCGATGTCACTTCCTTTTCCGATAAATTAGCTCCCGGTGTATTTTTAGAAATCTTGCTCAAATCAATTTAA
- a CDS encoding TolC family protein, producing MYFKTIFYCTILPFFLNPIDIFAQEIIKENNTLTLSLQSTMELAEDNSTEVKSANIELNYNDNLHTLSYFNFGPNISANANAEWFPQNIQNFNTGQSNQASSAGLKVEQPITGIWQSFYKIQQYSAQYDAATFQAEDSKIKARTDGAQAFIKAQQAFQDMEIKRNDLENAQKQWNDTKILFESGDESKTKIDVLQMQAKFTNSEVEFEMAQNLFQNRVSELKNLLKLNSDVSIQFQSHSQSQWETYQNKMPELNILVSENEKNRSDLKIIDKKIISQDNFIKQTNFEYFPKIDAFAAYQRNNSLESIDINAPEPSNSLNFGLKLSWSIWDGGLSTEKRMSQINEREKLKLNKTKKEFDIRNEISQAYYNLNSNIQILPKSKLATEALEEAYKLSQIKYKTGNLTASELIQVQNSYISAKISLSKLRGDIDFSWIQLQAAIGQLPNANTTG from the coding sequence ATGTATTTCAAAACAATTTTTTATTGTACTATTTTGCCATTTTTTTTGAATCCTATAGACATATTTGCACAAGAAATTATCAAAGAAAATAACACCTTAACGCTCTCGCTCCAATCGACTATGGAACTTGCAGAAGACAATTCAACGGAAGTTAAGTCTGCAAATATAGAGCTTAACTACAATGATAACCTTCATACCCTAAGCTATTTTAATTTTGGTCCTAACATTTCAGCAAATGCAAATGCAGAATGGTTTCCTCAAAATATTCAAAACTTTAATACGGGACAATCAAACCAAGCCTCTAGCGCAGGCCTCAAAGTAGAACAACCCATAACGGGAATATGGCAAAGTTTTTACAAAATTCAGCAATATTCAGCACAGTATGATGCTGCTACTTTCCAAGCTGAAGACAGCAAAATTAAGGCACGCACAGATGGAGCCCAGGCCTTTATCAAAGCACAGCAAGCCTTCCAGGATATGGAAATAAAACGGAATGACCTAGAAAATGCTCAAAAACAATGGAATGATACCAAGATTCTATTTGAAAGTGGTGACGAAAGTAAAACAAAAATTGATGTTCTACAAATGCAAGCAAAGTTCACAAATTCAGAAGTTGAATTTGAAATGGCGCAAAATTTATTTCAAAATAGAGTCTCAGAATTAAAAAATTTATTAAAATTAAATAGTGATGTTTCTATACAATTTCAAAGTCACTCTCAATCACAATGGGAAACATATCAAAATAAAATGCCAGAACTCAATATATTAGTTTCTGAAAATGAAAAAAATAGAAGTGATTTAAAAATAATTGATAAGAAAATTATTTCTCAAGATAATTTTATAAAACAAACAAATTTTGAATATTTTCCTAAAATTGATGCGTTTGCAGCCTACCAAAGAAATAATTCTCTGGAATCTATTGATATAAATGCACCAGAACCAAGCAATTCTCTAAACTTTGGATTAAAACTTTCCTGGAGTATTTGGGATGGGGGGCTTTCTACAGAAAAGAGAATGTCACAAATTAATGAAAGAGAAAAGTTAAAATTAAATAAAACTAAAAAAGAATTTGATATTAGAAATGAAATCTCTCAGGCATATTATAATTTAAATTCAAATATTCAAATATTACCCAAATCTAAATTAGCGACAGAAGCCCTTGAAGAGGCCTATAAACTTTCGCAAATTAAATACAAAACAGGAAACTTAACGGCATCAGAACTTATTCAAGTACAAAATTCATATATAAGCGCAAAAATTTCACTTTCTAAATTACGAGGAGATATAGATTTTTCTTGGATTCAATTACAAGCGGCTATTGGACAATTACCTAATGCAAATACGACAGGGTGA